A single genomic interval of Oncorhynchus mykiss isolate Arlee chromosome 13, USDA_OmykA_1.1, whole genome shotgun sequence harbors:
- the tmem150b gene encoding modulator of macroautophagy TMEM150B, whose protein sequence is MWLWALLPIFLAVFGTVGIWVVFGIAVSNETVNITGRFPYISECGTYNPQSCIFAQICNVCAVLALWVVVIRFQQVRDYGQNSKVNIASIVLGFISCVGISLIGNFQQSVVMGIHLLGAFLAFFVGLAYFWLQVWLCYKAHPLKDRHWVGPLRATFCSICTVLVITMAILHNTGYKSGAAICEWALVMSFFVLFGLFGSEFRHIDFHQLTVQKQRLKTQSTNGVVRMNDIS, encoded by the exons ATGTGGCTCTGGGCACTGCTTCCGATCTTCTTGGCGGTGTTTGGCACTGTGGGCATATGGGTGGT GTTTGGTATCGCTGTATCGAATGAGACTGTTAACATCACAGGTAGATTCCCTTACATCAG TGAGTGTGGCACCTATAATCCACAGAGCTGCATCTTTGCTCAGATCTGCAACGTCTGTGCTGTCTTGG ccCTGTGGGTTGTGGTGATCCGGTTTCAGCAGGTCAGGGACTATGGTCAGAACAGCAAGGTGAACATCGCCAGTATCGTACTGGGCTTCATCTCCTGTGTGGGCATCTCCCTCATCGGAAACTTCCAG CAATCTGTAGTGATGGGGATCCACTTGTTGGGAGCGTTTTTGGCGTTCTTCGTGGGCCTGGCCTACTTCTGGCTGCAGGTGTGGCTCTGCTACAAAGCCCATCCCTTGAAAGACCGTCACTGGGTTGGACCTCTTCGAGCTACATTCTGTAGCATCTGCACCGTCCTGGTCATCACCA TGGCTATACTTCATAATACCGGCTACAAATCTGGAGCGGCCATTTGTGAGTGGGCCTTGGTCATGTCCTTCTTTGTCCTTTTTGGCCTCTTTGGGTCCGAGTTCCGTCACATCGACTTCCACCAGCTCACCGTGCAGAAACAACGTCTGAAGACTCAGAGCACCAACGGAGTGGTCAGAATGAATGATATTTCATAG
- the LOC110486126 gene encoding adenylosuccinate lyase has product MDTFGDEFNKYRSPLVSRYASKEMAYNFSDKKKFTTWRKLWIYLAKAEKALGLPVTEAQVAEMESHAEDIDFAMAAEEESKLRHDVMAHVHTFAHCCPTAAPIIHLGATSCYVGDNTDLIMLRDGFDILLPKLARVIDRLSKFAEKYAGLPTLGFTHYQPAQLTTVGKRACLWLQDLAMDMRNLQRAREDLRFRGVKGTTGTQASFLQLFQGDHDKVEDLDRMVTEMAGFKKAYMVTGQTYSRKVDIDSLSPLASMGATIHKICTDIRLLANLKEIEEPFEKEQIGSSAMPYKRNPMRCERCCSLARHLIALLADPLQTASVQWLERTLDDSANRRISLPESFLTADIILSTLQNITEGLVVYPKVIERHIHHELPFMATENIIMAMVKAGGNRQDCHEKIRVLSQQAATVVKQEGGDNDLLARVQADPYFAPILGHLDNILDPKTFIGRAPQQVARFLSEEVRPLLEPYKAEIDVKIELEL; this is encoded by the exons ATGGACACATTTGGAGACGAATTTAATAAGTATCGTTCGCCGCTGGTGTCACGATATGCCAGCAAGGAAATGGCCTATAACTTCAGTGACAAGAAGAAATTCACAACGTGGAGAAAACTGTGGATCTATTTGGCCAAAGCGGAAAAG GCTCTTGGCCTGCCCGTCACCGAAGCCCAGGTAGCAGAGATGGAGAGCCACGCTGAGGACATCGACTTTGCCATGGCGGCAGAAGAGGAGAGCAAGCTGAGGCACGATGTCATGGCCCACGTCCACACTTTCGCCCACTGCTGCCCCACCGCTGCTCCCATCATCCACCTGGGTGCCACTTCCTGTTACGTGGGAGACAACACG GATTTGATCATGCTTCGTGACGGTTTTGACATTCTCCTGCCGAAG TTGGCCAGAGTGATCGACAGACTATCAAAATTTGCTGAAAAATACGCTGGTCTCCCCACCCTGGGTTTCACACATTACCA GCCGGCCCAGTTGACCACAGTGGGTAAGAGAGCATGTCTGTGGCTCCAGGACCTGGCCATGGACATGCGGAACCTTCAGCGCGCCCGCGAAGACCTGCGTTTCCGGGGTGTGAAGGGTACTACGGGCACCCAGGCCAGCTTTCTGCAGCTCTTCCAGGGGGACCATGATAAGGTGGAGGATCTGGACAGAATGGTCACGGAGATGGCAGGCTTCAAAAA GGCTTACATGGTGACTGGACAGACGTACAGTCGTAAGGTAGACAtcgactccctctctcccctggccAGCATGGGAGCCACCATCCACAAG ATCTGCACTGACATTCGCCTGCTGGCTAACCTTAAAGAGATTGAGGAGCCTTTTGAAAAGGAGCAGATTG GCTCCAGTGCCATGCCCTACAAGAGGAACCCAATGCGTTGTGAGCGTTGTTGTAGTCTGGCCCGCCACCTGATAGCGCTGCTCGCTGACCCCCTCCAGACCGCCTCTGTCCAGTGGCTGGAAAGAACACTGGATGACAGTGCCAATAGGAGAATCTCTCTCCCTGAGTCTTTCCTTACCGCTGACATCATCCTCAGCACCCTGCAGAACATCACCGAAGGCCTGGTGGTCTACCCCAAG gtGATTGAGAGACACATCCATCATGAGCTTCCCTTCATGGCTACAGAGAACATAATCATGGCTATGGTGAAGGCTGGAGGCAACAGACAG GACTGCCACGAGAAGATCCGTGTGTTGTCCCAGCAGGCTGCAACTGTGGTCAAACAGGAGGGGGGGGACAATGACCTTTTGGCCAGGGTCCAGGCTGACCCCTACTTCGCCCCTATCCTGGGCCATCTAGACAACATCCTGGACCCCAAGACCTTCATCGGCCGCGCCCCCCAACAG gtGGCGAGGTTTCTCTCTGAGGAGGTACGCCCTCTGCTGGAACCTTACAAGGCCGAGATTGACGTCAAGATCGAGCTGGAGCTCTAA